A stretch of Gadus chalcogrammus isolate NIFS_2021 chromosome 9, NIFS_Gcha_1.0, whole genome shotgun sequence DNA encodes these proteins:
- the znf143b gene encoding zinc finger protein 143 translates to MLLAQINRDSHGMAEFHDADGQQVTLCLTEAVTVGDGDQMESMDTVSLQAVTLADGSTAYIQHDSKASFSDGHIMDGQVIQLEDGSAAYVQHVSMPKAGEDGLHLEDGQAVQLEDGTTAYIHAPKETYEQGGLQEVQLEDGSTAYIQHTVHMPQPSTILAIQADGTIADLQTEGGAMDAETISVLEQYTTKVENVENALGHFGRADTDNSIMRIVVQGQENRVGRVTHVGEKSFRCEHDGCGKLYTTAHHLKVHERSHTGDKPYICEYIGCGKKFATGYGLKSHSRTHTGEKPYRCQEINCRKSFKTSGDLQKHTRTHTGEKPFKCPVDGCGRSFTTSNIRKVHIRTHTGERPYYCSEPSCGRSFASATNYKNHMRIHTGEKPYVCTVPGCEKRFTEYSSLYKHHVVHTPCKPYNCNHCGKTYKQISTLAMHKRTAHNDTEPIEEEQESYFEPPTDAIDDPNVTYTTVMEAEDSGSEQMPVETTEILGQQQHVALLTQEDGTQQQVSISEADLQAMGGTITMVTQEGTTITIPAHELSTQGGHSVTMVTTDGSDGQVAIMTPDMSAFQTVEEGGYSQEHNVHPVTLLATSNGTHIAVQLSDQPSLEEAIRIASRIQQGESPGLDD, encoded by the exons ATGCTCTTGGCCCAGATAAACCGGGACTCTCACGGCATGGCAGAGTTTCACGATGCGGACGGCCAGCAGGTTACTCTTTGTCTGACGGAGGCCGTGACGGTTGGAG ATGGAGATCAGATGGAAAGCATGGACACGGTTAGCCTGCAGGCTGTCACTCTGGCCGATGGCTCTACTGCCTACATCCAGCACGACTCCAAAGCCTCTTTCTCAGATGGACACATCATGGACGGCCAGGTGATCCAGCTGGAGGACGGGTCGGCGGCCTACGTCCAGCATGTCTCTATGCCCAAAGCAG GAGAGGATGGCCTACACCTTGAAGACGGACAGGCAGTTCAACTAGAGGATGGCACAACGGCCTACATCCACGCCCCTAAAG AGACGTACGAGCAGGGGGGCCTGCAGGAGGTGCAGCTGGAGGACGGCAGCACGGCCTACATCCAGCACACGGTGCACATGCCCCAGCCCAGCACCATCCTGGCCATCCAGGCGGACGGCACCATCGCTGACCTGCAGACGGAGGGCGGCGCCATGGACGCTGAGACCATCAGTGTGCTGGAGCAGTACACCACCAAG GTGGAGAATGTGGAGAATGCCCTGGGCCACTTCGGCCGAGCGGACACGGACAACAGCATCATGCGG ATCGTGGTTCAGGGGCAGGAGAACCGAGTGGGGAGAGTCACGCATGTTGGGGAGAAGTCGTTTCGCTGTGAACACGACGGCTGTGGGAAACTCTACACCACTGCCCATCATCTCaag GTCCATGAGCGCTCCCACACAGGGGACAAACCCTACATCTGTGAATACATCGGCTGTGGGAAGAAGTTTGCAACAG GCTATGGACTGAAGAGTCACTCCCGTACACATACCGGGGAGAAGCCTTACCGATGTCAGGAGATTAACTGCAGAAAGTCCTTCAAGACCTCTGGAGACCTCCAGAAGCACACCAGGACGCACACAG GTGAGAAGCCCTTCAAATGCCCTGTGGATGGCTGCGGTcgctccttcaccacctccaacaTCAGGAAGGTCCACATCCGCACCCACACAGGGGAGCGGCCATACTACTGCTCAGAGCCCAGCTGCGGACGCTCTTTCGCCAGCGCAACAAACTACAAGAACCACATGAGGATCCATACAG GCGAGAAGCCATACGTGTGCACGGTGCCGGGCTGTGAGAAGCGTTTCACTGAGTACTCCAGCCTCTACAAACACCATGTGGTCCACACACCCTGCAAGCCGTACAACTGTAACCACTGTGGAAAGACGTACAAGCAGATCTCCACCCTGGCCATGCACAAACGCACCGCCCACAACGACACGGAGCCCatcgaggaggagcaggagtccTACTTCGAACCGCCCACAG ACGCCATCGACGACCCCAACGTAACCTACACCACAGTGATGGAGGCAGAGGATTCTGGATCGGAGCAGATGCCCGTGGAGACCACAGAGATCcttgggcagcagcagcacgttgCCCTGCTGACTCAAGAGGACGGAACCCAGCAGCAG GTCAGTATCTCTGAGGCGGACCTACAAGCAATGGGAGGTaccatcaccatggtaacccagGAGggaaccaccatcaccatccccgCCCACGAGCTGTCAACGCAAGGGGGACACTCGGTCACCATGGTGACAACGGACGGATCAGATGGACAG GTGGCCATCATGACTCCTGACATGAGTGCGTTTCAAACGGTTGAGGAGGGCGGATACAGCCAGGAGCACAACGTTCACCCAGTCACCCTATTGGCCACCTCCAATGGCACTCACATCGCGGTCCAG CTGAGTGACCAGCCCTCGCTGGAGGAAGCCATCAGGATAGCCTCTCGGATACAGCAGGGTGAATCCCCCGGCCTGGACGATTGA